GAGATAGACATTTGAAGCttttatctaaaaaaataattttctgtagGTTTTTATCCACATAAGATCTTTGCCTAATATGCCATAATGTCTAACAAGAGCCTCCCTGAGTAATGGAGGCATTTCTTAGACTACTTATATCTAGAATATCTtcacaaaaagaaattttataggACAGTTTGAAAACCTAAAACTTTAGTGGCTTTTAGCTTTATAATTTTAATCGGTAATTAATGTTTTTCAGTCTTGCAAGGTTTTTCAAATATAAGACCACATCCATACTTTCTCAACAAATAGATTTAGCTCTAGActtcaagaaacaaaaacagaaacagatgaaaTAGTCAAATATCAAGAGCTTATAGCTCTTTgttcttgtatgtgtgtgtgctcagtcacgtcctacattttatgaccccatgaactgtagtctgccagaatCCTCtctccacggaattttccaggtaagaatactggaatatgttgccatttcctcctccagggatcttccaacccaggaattgaacttgcgtctcttgcattggcaggtagattcttggcCATTGTACCACCTAGTATAATTAATATGCACATCTTCATAGTGCCATTATTTTAGTATCCACGCAGTGTGATGAGCCTTCCCCTAAATCTGttgtgtatataatgtatatactgcaatatacatatatatttttactattcctCTGGTAATTTTTTACTGACATATAATTAACACTCAAAAATGTATGCAGTGTTTTAATTTATTAGGtgtctgtttattttccttttgtgacCCAGACAACATGGAGTGTTTTGGATAGCAGTATGGAATGCTCAGTCCTTCAACAAAGAATTCTAACAAATAGGATGAAATAACATAACACTTAAGTAGATGACTGTTCATCACAAAAAGACAGAGACATTAAAACAGGCATGAGAAGAGGAAACAAGGAAAGGAAATTATCATGGAGGAAGTGATGAAGTTGATAGTtgataaatataaacaaacaaacaaacaacaaaaaaaactaagttgatggcatccagccccattactgcatggcgaatagaaggggaaagtgtggaagcagtgaccaatttcctcttcttgggctccaaatcactgtggagggtgactgcagccatgatagcAGGAGactattgcttcttggcaggaaagcattGACAAGCCCAGACAGTGCgttgaaaagcagagccattactctgctaacaaaggtccatatggtcaaggatatggtcttcccagtggtcactaTGGTTGTgggagctgggccataaagaaagcagagtgacaaagaattgaagCCCTGGAAcggtggtgatggagaagactcctgaaggtcccttggacagcaaggagaccaaacctgtCAATCATAAgtgagatcaaccctgaatattcactggaaggactgatgctgaagctgaagttccaatattttggtcatctaatgCGAACAcatcactcattggaaaaatccctgatgctgagaaagattgagagcagaaggaaaagagggcatcagaggatgaggtggctgcatggcatcaccgatgcaatgaatgTGAActtgtgcaagctctgggagatggtgagggacagggaggcccagtgtgctacagaccatggggttgcaaagagttggacacgactgagcgactgaacaacaacaacgacagCATGACTATGCACGATACTAATGTCCTGTCCATTGGACTTTATACCCATACTACTGTTCCATCCATTGGTCCTTAtagccttctttccttccttttatccAAGCTTTATTCAGTTAAAATTGACAAATAGAACGTATAAGGTATTCAAAATGAAGATCTGATACATGTATGTGTTGTGAAATGGTCACCACTGTATGGCTAGTAAACAGTTCATTAATTCATAGAGTTAACGTTTAGAGTTTGTGTATGATGAGGACCATTAACATCTACTGTCCTTGCAAATATCAAGTTTATAACATAGAATTATTACTTAGAGTCATCAtatacattagatccccagaacttaatCACTGAATAATAGTAAGTTTGGCCATTATTACTCATTTTGCCCACCTTTGATACCTTGGAaaaaaccaccattctactctctaaTTCTATAAGTTTGAACTTTTAAGAGTCAACATATATGTGAAACTATACAGTATTTACCTTCATCTGTCTGCCTATTTTAGTTAGCATAATACATTTACGGTTCTTCCATATGTGGTAAACAAAGCTTCTTGAATTCTTAAAGACACAGTCTTGTCCCTCTCAAGACCCATCTAATTgtcagatcctctgcccactaTCATTTTGTCTCCCAAGTAGAATAATTGTTAGATCTAAGACTGAATATATCTATCAAAAGATACAGTAGTTTTAGATTTTGTTTTGGATTTACAAtcctcattttttatttcataatgaTTTTGAGATTTCTTATAAGTTATATAGTTATTTAAACAATTAATGCCTCTTATTAGCATTAGCTTATATTCATTTGTATAGAAAGTACAGTGTATGCCATAGAACATAAAGAGACTcaaagatttctcaggaaattCAATAATTCTTAAGGTAGctgaaatattattcaaatgaaagaataaacccACAAAATTTGACAAAATTAGAAAATCCTGGAAAGTTTTCAACAAAGGGAAAGCACCATATGTAAATTCTTGATGCATGAATCGAAGTATGCAATATTTCAGaactaaaatatttctaaaacttaaattttataaCAATAAATTCTCATTTGAACTGTTAAAGACAACTTTGTTTCTCTTGCATCATGCAgtataagtgatatatatatatatagatataaaaatatgtgATATAAACACAAAAACAACAATACATGTGTACTTGTAACTATGAGAGTGTGTGAAATATAAAcctttaaaatcacatttaaagTTTCAGTTTTTGCAGGGCCTGTTTCACATCCTTGTTCCTTAGGCTGTAAATCAGAGGGTTCAACATGGGAATCACGAGGGTGTAAAACAACGAGGACATTTTGTCTTCATCTAGAGAGTAGGATGAACTCGGcctgaaatacatgaaaaatacagTTCCCTGGAAAATTGCCACAGCAGTTAGGTGGGAGGTGCAGGTGGAGAAAGCTCTGAACCTTCCTTCAGCAGAGTGGATCTTCAAGACTGCTAGAATGATATAACAATAAGAGACAAGGACTCCTGAAATGGAGGTCagctcaacacagccaaaaaaaatgaataatgccAATTCATTGACCCGTGTATCAGAGCATGAAAGGGAGAGAAGTGGAGGTAAGTCACAAAAAAAGTGATTAATCACATTTGACCCACAGAAGCATAAGCGGAATGCTAATGTCGTGTGTATCAAAGTATCTGTCATTCCCAACAGGTAAACCCCCGCCATGAGCAGGGAGCACACCCTGCTGGACATGCTGACCGCATAGAGCAAGGGGCTGCTGATGGCCTTGtaccggtcataggccatcatTGCCAGCAGGAGACACTCACAATCTATAAAGTTAGAGAAGACCAAAAATTGCAGAGCACAGCCATAGAAGGAGATTGATCTCTTTTTGGCTAAAAGGTCCACCAGCATCTTGGGGCCAATGGCTGTGGAATAGCAGAGGTCACAGAAGGAGAGGTGGCTGAGGAAAAAGTACATAGGTGTGTGCAGCTGGGGATCCATCCTAATCAAAATAATCATTCCCAGATTTGCCAAAAGGTTAATGAGATAGACAATAACAAACATGATAAATAAGATCATCTTGACTTCAGGCTTATCTGTAATTCCCCACAATATGAACTCAGTTAAGGAGGAgcagttttctcttttcattcttctgtCTTCTTGTCTAAACTTTTGAGGAAATGATCAAGAAAATGATACACGTAAGGGAACCACCTTGGGGTGTTCACAAAATATCTGCAGGGAAGAACACAATTTATTTCTGCAatggtctttttgtttgtttgtttgtttaatattttcaaCCTGGTGTCTCTAACATCAGTGTTTTTTGCACACTGTTTTGAAGATGTGATGAGATATCAGTTCATCCAAATATCCCTCTTGATACAAGGAAGGTAGTGctcagaggaactgaagagttCATGACAACAACCAGTCAATCCCCAAAGGAAATCGGCCCtgtttattcattggaaggactggctgatgctgaagctgaagctccaatactttggccacctgttgcaaagaaccaactcattataTTCATTCaaccaattcattagaaaagatcctaatgctgggaaagattgaatgcagaagaagaaggagcagaagatgagatggttagatagcatcaccaactcaactgacatagatttgaacaaactccaagagacagtgaaggacaaggaagcctagagtgctgaagtccatggggtcacaaagagtcagacacgactttgtgactgaacaacaacaacacaggcaGTAACATACCTCAGAAATTACATCTAGATTTACATAGAAGTTTCTCAACTGCCTATCTCAGATATGTTTATTATTATCAGATTGATAGCAATACCTCTTTAAAGAATACCCATTGATCAAGTCATTTTCTGAGTGTGTGCCTGCATGCGTGCTCTGTCACTAAACTCTGTTTGACTCGTTGTGttctcatagactgcagcccatagATAGGAGCCCAGGctccctatccatgggattttccaggcaagattcttatcccatggagagggaaacctggtgggctgcagttcacgaGGTCGCAACGAGTGAGACAGAACTTAGCGACAGAGCATACACTCAGAAAATGACTAAGTCAGTGGGCGTTCTTTAAAGAGGGATTGCTATCTAccagataataataaaaaagacctGAGATAGATAGCTGAGAAACTTTGTCTATTTCTAGATGTTCTTCCTAACTAAACTACTGCCATAAGCTCTATAATTTCTCTGAGCACTGTATTCTTTGTATCGAGAAGGATATTTAGATGAATTGACATCTCATTACATTGCCAAAGCAGTGTGAAAAAAAACACCGATGCTAGAGACAGCAGGCTGGAAGTATATGAACAGCCATTTACTATGCTGAAAAAATTCCTTggatacaaaattttattttcattatcatgTTGCacataaaacataatttaaaatatttattattagttTTACAATCTATTAGTATACCATGCACTGGTAGCAATGAAAATAATTGTTATTGATCCTAGTCTTGAGTATTTAGTGAGACATGAAATAAGTAGCATTGAAACCTTGCTCGAAAAATTCATCACTGCTTTGCCACATGACTTATTACCTATTTATAGAGTTTCTGCTGCCAAAGGAGGAGTCTCTTAAACAACGAAAAATGCTAAAATGAAGTGAAAACCACAGAATCTAACACCTACTATTGAATCCCTTTGGATTTTAATGGacttttatattataaaagtgGAAATAGGTTTAGGGACAATAAATGCTCCTGTGATACATAGGTTTCTCTGTCTAGTATGTATGCACTATGTGTCTGTCATATGTTTGCATGCAGATTACATGTCTCTGACGTACATAAAAACAATGAGTGGGTaaggaattttttcttttgaccTTAGTAGCTATGGGGCTTCACATGAAGATGAATatgcacattttaatttttaaattcacttgtacagtatatttttaaataaaagagaacaaaCCCACCAAGCCCCCTTTAAATTCACCTATATGCTACTCTGATTATAAAAGAAGTAATATCTTTCCTATAAACCAGaatcaaaataaattaacttAATAGTTATATTATGGATATTAACAAGTACAGAATCTGCCAGTTCTGAGAAGAAAATATTGTTCCTGAACATTAAATTACAGAATGTATTTAACTGAGTAAACaggtataaaatgttttatttataaattgatTTTCCCCCAAATGTGAATGTTTTTGTCCTATGTTCTTTAAATCAGGACCTCAAAACCTACCTGAGATGAGCTGGTCTTAGGTAGCTGAACAGTTAGCagatagcattttattttactaGGTACATTGGGATTTAAATCCCTGGGCCACTGCCTTTGGGTTTTGGTGTTTTACAAACATGTCATTAATTATGTTTCTGCTTCTGCATATTGGCTCATGGATTCAGGGACAAATTTAGCACAGGATGATCTTGTATACATCAATTATTTAGTGACCTTGTCACTAAATTAATCTAGCATAcggggggcttccctcatagctcagtcggtaaaggatctgcctgcaattcaggagacctgggtttgattcctgggtcagaaagatccctggagaaggaaatggcaacccactccagtactcttgcctggaaaatcgcatggatagaggagcctggcaagctacagtccatgaggtcccaaggGTTgtgcacgacttagtgactaaaccaccaccaccaaggattAAGCAGTATGAGCGCATATAGAGAGAAATGTTTCCATAATAtgtgatgaaaatatttaaaaaccatgcatttgtatatatgacAAAGAACTTGTATCCAAAATATGTGAAGTTTcatcaacagtaaaaaaaaaaaaaagtgagcaaaaaaaaaaattgaacaaataTTCTCAACAAGATAAATAAGCAAAAGGTTAATGCTTAAGAATTTCATTCTTATATGAATCAGTAGGTATTAAGGCAGt
This sequence is a window from Bubalus kerabau isolate K-KA32 ecotype Philippines breed swamp buffalo chromosome 15, PCC_UOA_SB_1v2, whole genome shotgun sequence. Protein-coding genes within it:
- the LOC129628443 gene encoding olfactory receptor 5W2-like; translation: MKFLKDRRMKRENCSSLTEFILWGITDKPEVKMILFIMFVIVYLINLLANLGMIILIRMDPQLHTPMYFFLSHLSFCDLCYSTAIGPKMLVDLLAKKRSISFYGCALQFLVFSNFIDCECLLLAMMAYDRYKAISSPLLYAVSMSSRVCSLLMAGVYLLGMTDTLIHTTLAFRLCFCGSNVINHFFCDLPPLLSLSCSDTRVNELALFIFFGCVELTSISGVLVSYCYIILAVLKIHSAEGRFRAFSTCTSHLTAVAIFQGTVFFMYFRPSSSYSLDEDKMSSLFYTLVIPMLNPLIYSLRNKDVKQALQKLKL